Below is a genomic region from Candidatus Krumholzibacteriota bacterium.
CGCCGCGCCGCGGGGAAGCCGACGCGAGCACGAGGGATCGCTGTACGTCCATCGACAGGAAGGGGTTCATCTCCTCCTCTTTCTCACGCGTGCGCGTCCCGCTCGACGATCAGCGTGACCGGCCCGTCGTTGACGAGGCTCACGCGCATGCGGGCCTGGAAGACTCCCTCCGCCACGCGGGGCCAGTGGGCGCCGAGCATGTCGACGAATTGCCGGTAGAGCCTTCGGGCTTCCTCCGCGGGCGCGCTTTCCGTGTAGGATGGTCGTTTTCCCCTGCGGACGTCCCCGTAGAGCGTGAACTGGGACACTACGAGAACGTCCCCTTCCACGTCAAGGAGGGATCGATTCATCCGGCCCTCGCCGTCTTCGAAGATGCGGAGCTCGAGGCATTTCCTCGCCGTCCAGTCCAGTTCCTCGTTTGAATCGCCCTTCCGGAATGCGGCGAGCAGCAGTATCCCCGGACCGATCGAGGAAACACGCTGCCCGTCGACGTCGACGGACGCTTCGGCGACGCGCTGCACGACCGTGCGCATGGCCCTCCCTTCTAGACAGCCCGCGTGACGCTGAGCACGCTGTCGATCGCTTCGATCTCCCTCACGACGCGCTGCAGGTGGCCGAGATCGTCGATCGCCACGACGAGAACGAGGCTGAATTCCCCCTCGTGGATCTCGAACCGCCCGGAGCGCACCTCCGTTCCCAGTTCCTGCACCCGGCGGCTGATCTCGGCGACGAGGCCCTCTCTGTCGCGGGCGTTGACGACGAGCGACACGAGAAACCGCTGGCCGGGCACGACGTCCCACTCGACCTCGGCGAGACGCCCCGGCTCTCGCACGACCTCGACGTTCGGGCAATTGCTCCGGTGCACCGAAACGCCGCGCCCGCGCGTGACGATCCCGATGATCGGATCGCCGGGGACGGGCTGGCAGCATCGGGCGAACGAGACGAGGATATTGTCG
It encodes:
- a CDS encoding D-tyrosyl-tRNA(Tyr) deacylase; amino-acid sequence: MRTVVQRVAEASVDVDGQRVSSIGPGILLLAAFRKGDSNEELDWTARKCLELRIFEDGEGRMNRSLLDVEGDVLVVSQFTLYGDVRRGKRPSYTESAPAEEARRLYRQFVDMLGAHWPRVAEGVFQARMRVSLVNDGPVTLIVERDAHA